DNA sequence from the Prosthecodimorpha staleyi genome:
AAGCCCCCGCGGGCTTGTGCCGATGCGACGGGCCGGGCGTCGTTTTCCGACAAGACCGGCCGCATGGGCTGTTGATATCCCGCCCGGCTTCGGATTTGGTTCCGCCTGCGGCGTGCCGACGCTTTGAAGGTCCGAGGAATGCGGTCTATGGCTTGTGCTGGTCCGCCAGAAGACCAGTCGCGGCAGACGCACGCCGCACGAGGGAAACCGCCATGGCCCGCATGGAAACGCTCGAACTCGTCCGCGCCTACTACGACTGTTTCAATGCCCGCGACATCCCGGGCACGCTCGCGCTTTTGACCGACGACGTGATTCACGACGTGAGTCAGGGGGGCCGCGAGATCGGCAAGGCGGACTTCGCCCTCTGCATGGAGCGGATGAACCGCTGCTATCACGAGCAGGTCGGCGACCTGGTGGTGATGGCGACGGACGGCGGCGAAAATGCCGCAGCGGAATTCACGGTCGACGGCCGCTATCTCGAAACCGACCGCGCCCATCCGTCCGAGATCGAAATGCCGGAAGCGACCGGTCAGGCCTATCGCGTCCGGGGCAGAGCTCTGTTCGAGATCCGCGACGATCGCATAGCTCGTGTGACGGACTGGTATGATCTGCAGGCTTGGCTGCGCCAGGTCACTGATTAGATTGTTTCCAATTATTGAACGCTACGTTCATTGACGCGATCTCACGTTTCTTTGAATCGCTCAAAACGACAGGCTCACCTCATCTTCGCGTCATTCGCGGGCGGATAGGCTTGCGACGGACCCCGACCGGGTCCGCGTTTCGCAAAGAATGGGGAGAACAGCATGAAGGTTTTCGCTGGAATCGTCGGGGCCGCTCTGGCCGTCGTCGTGGCGGGTGGCGTGGCATTCGCCCAGGTCGACGTGATCAAGCAGCGCCAGGAGGCCATGAAGGCGGTCGGCGGCGCGATGGGCGCGCTGGTCAAGATGGTCAAGGGCGAGGAAGCCTATGACTCGGCGAAGGCCAAGGCGGCCGTCGAGACCATGGCGGCCAAGGCCAAGGGCTTCGACGCCCTCTTCCCGGCCGGCAGCGACAAGGGCGCTGAAAATGCTGCGGCCCCGAAGATCTGGACCGACATGGCCGGCTTCAAGGCCGCGCTCGCCAAGCTCGAGCAGGTCGCCGGTGCTCAGGCTGCCGTCGCCGGCAAGGATCTGGACGGCGTCAAGGCCGCGGTCGGCGCGCTCAGCGGCACCTGCAAGGGCTGCCATGACGATTTCCGCCTGAAGAAGAGCTGATCCTCCTCTCTTGACCTCCACGGCCCCGATGTCCACGACA
Encoded proteins:
- a CDS encoding ketosteroid isomerase-related protein produces the protein MARMETLELVRAYYDCFNARDIPGTLALLTDDVIHDVSQGGREIGKADFALCMERMNRCYHEQVGDLVVMATDGGENAAAEFTVDGRYLETDRAHPSEIEMPEATGQAYRVRGRALFEIRDDRIARVTDWYDLQAWLRQVTD
- a CDS encoding c-type cytochrome codes for the protein MKVFAGIVGAALAVVVAGGVAFAQVDVIKQRQEAMKAVGGAMGALVKMVKGEEAYDSAKAKAAVETMAAKAKGFDALFPAGSDKGAENAAAPKIWTDMAGFKAALAKLEQVAGAQAAVAGKDLDGVKAAVGALSGTCKGCHDDFRLKKS